A single region of the Lotus japonicus ecotype B-129 chromosome 4, LjGifu_v1.2 genome encodes:
- the LOC130710334 gene encoding protein SRG1-like, which yields MFTNTYIQTVITIFLLSLHCCGVDHVVAMESISLPVPSVQELEKEAFFTKVPERYVRSNLERPTLSPTTPLPEVPVINFANFLSQDLKDSELKKLDCACKEWGFFQLINHGVSESLLEDVKLGAEKFFKLPMEEKNKFRQKEDVEGYGQSFVVRDNQKLEWADMFLMHTLPARRRKPHLFPNIPLPFREDLETYLEEVKNLAIHILDLMANALTIDTKEIRELFGEGDQTVRMNYYPPCPQPELVMGLNPHSDSGGLTILLQANEVEGLQIKHDGLWIPVKPVTNAFIINIGDMLEIMTNGIYKSIEHRATINSEKERISIAAFYSPGIKENISPASSLITPNNPAVFKRVNVLEYHKGYVARELQGKSYLDSIRIEDPK from the exons ATGTTTACAAACACTTACATACAAACAGTAATCACTAtttttctcctttctctccaTTGTTGT GGTGTGGATCACGTTGTAGCTATGGAATCAATTTCTCTTCCAGTGCCCTCTGTCCAGGAGTTAGAAAAAGAGGCTTTCTTCACCAAAGTTCCAGAGCGTTATGTTCGTTCGAATCTTGAACGTCCCACATTATCCCCCACCACTCCTTTACCTGAAGTTCCTGTGATTAACTTTGCCAATTTTTTGTCTCAAGATCTCAAAGACTCTGAGCTCAAGAAGCTAGATTGTGCATGCAAAGAGTGGGGCTTCTTTCAG TTGATTAATCATGGAGTCAGCGAGTCATTGCTAGAAGATGTGAAGTTAGGTGCTGAAAAATTCTTCAAACTTCCAATGGAAGAGAAGAATAAGTTTAGGCAGAAGGAAGATGTGGAGGGATATGGTCAGAGCTTTGTTGTCCGTGATAACCAGAAATTGGAGTGGGCAGATATGTTTCTTATGCACACTTTGCCAGCACGCCGAAGGAAACCTCACTTATTCCCCAACATTCCCTTACCATTCAG GGAGGATTTAGAGACCTACTTGGAAGAAGTGAAAAACCTTGCAATCCACATACTTGACCTTATGGCCAATGCTTTGACAATAGACACCAAGGAAATTAGGGAGCTATTTGGTGAAGGAGATCAAACAGTGAGGATGAATTATTATCCACCATGTCCACAGCCAGAGCTTGTGATGGGACTCAACCCTCATTCTGATAGTGGCGGCCTCACCATTCTTCTCCAAGCCAATGAAGTGGAAGGGCTTCAAATAAAACATGACGGATTGTGGATTCCAGTTAAACCCGTTACTAATGCTTTCATCATCAACATTGGAGACATGTTGGAG ATAATGACAAATGGAATTTATAAAAGCATCGAACACCGAGCAACTATTAATTCAGAAAAGGAGAGAATTTCTATAGCTGCATTTTACTCCCCTGGTATAAAGGAAAACATAAGTCCAGCGTCAAGCCTAATTACACCAAATAATCCAGCTGTTTTCAAAAGAGTTAATGTATTGGAATACCACAAAGGATACGTTGCACGCGAACTCCAAGGAAAATCTTACCTCGATAGCATTAGGATTGAGGATCCAAAATGA
- the LOC130710337 gene encoding oxoglutarate-dependent flavonoid 7-O-demethylase 1-like translates to MEATPLAVPFVQVLAGEGLTRVPQRYVRPQYERPILSTTVPNLRQVPIIDLSKLLSKNLKGPELERLHHACKEWGFFQLINHGVSTSLLENVKRGVREFFNLPMEEKMKFQQRQGETEGYGQLLVFSEDQKLEWGDMLYMLTLPPEMRKPHLLPNLPFRNDLEAYYAEMKKVSMQILELMANALSIDTKEMTELFAAGTQKTRFNYYPPCPQPELVMGLKPHSDAGGLAILLQANEVEGLQIKKDGQWIPIKPLPNAFIINIGDMLEVITNGIYRSIEHRATVNSEMERISIATFNNPITESTLGPLPSLITPTTPAAFRTINFAEYLRGYFSRELRGKSYLDSIRIENGKENNS, encoded by the exons ATGGAGGCAACTCCTCTTGCAGTGCCCTTTGTCCAAGTACTAGCAGGTGAGGGACTGACAAGAGTTCCTCAGCGCTATGTTCGTCCACAATATGAGAGACCCATATTATCTACCACTGTTCCTAATTTACGCCAAGTTCCTATTATTGACCTTAGCAAATTATTATCCAAAAATCTCAAGGGACCTGAACTTGAGAGGCTACACCATGCCTGCAAAGAATGGGGCTTCTTTCAG CTGATTAACCATGGAGTGAGCACTTCATTGCTGGAAAACGTGAAGAGAGGTGTTCGTGAATTCTTCAATCTTCCAATGGAAGAGAAGATGAAATTTCAGCAGAGACAAGGAGAAACGGAAGGGTATGGTCAGCTCTTAGTGTTTTCTGAGGATCAAAAACTTGAGTGGGGAGATATGCTTTACATGTTAACATTGCCACCAGAAATGAGAAAACCCCACTTACTCCCCAACTTACCATTCag AAATGATTTAGAGGCCTATTATGCAGAGATGAAAAAAGTTAGTATGCAGATCCTTGAGCTAATGGCAAATGCCCTCTCTATAGACACCAAGGAAATGACAGAGTTATTTGCTGCAGGGACTCAAAAGACAAGGTTTAATTATTATCCTCCATGTCCTCAACCTGAGCTTGTAATGGGTCTCAAACCTCATTCTGATGCTGGGGGCCTCGCCATTCTTCTCCAAGCCAATGAAGTGGAAGGTCTTCAAATTAAAAAAGATGGACAGTGGATTCCTATTAAACCCCTTCCTAATGCTTTCATCATTAACATTGGAGACATGTTAGAG GTGATAACGAATGGAATTTATCGAAGCATTGAACACCGAGCAACTGTTAACTCTGAGATGGAGAGGATATCCATAGCCACGTTTAACAATCCCATTACAGAGTCAACTTTAGGTCCATTACCAAGCTTAATCACTCCAACAACACCAGCAGCGTTCAGAACAATTAATTTTGCAGAATATTTAAGAGGATACTTTTCTAGAGAACTTCGTGGAAAATCATACCTTGATAGCATAAGGATTGAAAATGGGAAAGAAAATAACTCTTAG